In Limnobaculum parvum, one DNA window encodes the following:
- the glpG gene encoding rhomboid family intramembrane serine protease GlpG gives MVRLIVLSNPRMAQAFVDYMATLNVTIDIRYQQQQVELWLADDASEQLAHQELGKFLHNPNDPRYLAASWQSGRSDANITYRRTDTLATLRNQAGPLTFIVIAACVIVYLLMQLFGDDALMEILAYPADSSQYIQIWRWVTHAFLHFSLIHILFNLVWWWYLSGPLEKRLGTGKLLEITLLSAILSGYGQAVFSGHLFGGLSGVVYALMGYCWLSGERAPERGISLQRSLMVFAIVWLVAGYFDAFGILGMSVANVAHLGGLVVGLALAWWDTRPSKRS, from the coding sequence ATGGTTCGGCTAATCGTTCTTTCTAATCCCCGTATGGCACAAGCTTTTGTTGACTATATGGCTACGCTAAATGTGACTATCGATATTCGCTATCAACAGCAGCAAGTAGAGCTATGGCTGGCTGATGACGCATCTGAGCAATTGGCGCATCAGGAACTGGGTAAATTTCTGCATAATCCAAACGATCCCCGCTATCTGGCTGCTAGTTGGCAATCAGGGCGATCTGATGCCAATATTACTTATCGTCGAACGGATACATTGGCAACGCTGAGAAATCAGGCGGGGCCTTTAACGTTTATCGTGATTGCAGCCTGCGTGATTGTCTATCTGTTGATGCAGTTGTTCGGTGATGATGCATTAATGGAGATACTTGCCTATCCGGCAGACAGTAGCCAATATATTCAGATATGGCGCTGGGTAACCCATGCGTTTTTACATTTTTCTCTGATACACATTCTTTTCAATCTGGTGTGGTGGTGGTATCTAAGTGGCCCACTGGAAAAACGATTGGGAACAGGAAAGCTATTAGAAATCACGTTGCTGTCTGCCATCCTCTCGGGTTATGGACAGGCCGTATTTAGCGGTCATCTATTTGGTGGGTTATCCGGAGTGGTTTATGCCCTGATGGGATATTGCTGGCTGTCTGGTGAGAGAGCACCGGAAAGAGGCATCTCTTTACAGCGTTCTCTGATGGTATTTGCGATTGTGTGGTTAGTTGCAGGCTATTTTGATGCGTTTGGCATATTGGGTATGTCAGTGGCCAATGTCGCTCATTTGGGTGGGTTAGTCGTTGGTCTGGCATTAGCATGGTGGGATACCCGACCGTCTAAAAGGTCTTAA
- the glpE gene encoding thiosulfate sulfurtransferase GlpE: protein MEQFSTISVSDAFLRLQQGEATLVDIRDVQSFHSGHAPEAIHLTDASLNRFMQETEFNHPIFVMCYHGISSRGAAQYLVHQGFEQVYSIEGGFESWARHYPQQVVTS, encoded by the coding sequence ATGGAACAGTTTAGTACTATCAGTGTGAGTGATGCCTTTTTACGTTTGCAACAGGGTGAAGCAACGCTGGTCGATATTCGTGATGTACAGAGTTTTCACTCAGGCCATGCTCCCGAAGCAATTCATTTAACGGACGCTAGCCTAAATCGCTTTATGCAAGAGACTGAATTCAACCACCCGATTTTTGTTATGTGTTATCACGGCATTAGCAGCCGTGGTGCGGCACAGTATCTGGTTCATCAGGGCTTTGAACAGGTTTACAGTATTGAAGGCGGTTTCGAGTCTTGGGCTCGCCACTATCCACAGCAGGTGGTCACCTCCTGA
- the rpoH gene encoding RNA polymerase sigma factor RpoH — protein sequence MTKEMQTLALVPQGSLEAYIRAANTYPMLTADEERELAERLHYDGDLAAAKKLILSHLRFVVHVARNYSGYGLPQADLIQEGNIGLMKAVRRFNPEVGVRLVSFAVHWIKAEIHEYVLRNWRIVKIATTKAQRKLFFNLRKSKQRLGWFNQDEVELVARELGVSSKDVLEMESRMAAQDMAFDISPDDENENSVVAPAMFLEDKTSDFAESIEDENWDNDAADKLTQAMNGLDERSQHIIRARWLNNDETKATLQELADRYGVSAERVRQLEKNAMKKLRVAIEA from the coding sequence ATGACTAAAGAAATGCAAACTTTGGCTCTGGTTCCTCAAGGTAGCTTGGAGGCCTATATCAGGGCTGCCAATACCTATCCGATGTTAACAGCGGATGAAGAGCGTGAACTGGCTGAACGGCTGCATTACGACGGCGATCTGGCAGCGGCTAAAAAGCTGATTCTGTCTCATTTACGTTTCGTTGTTCACGTTGCTCGTAACTATTCAGGCTATGGTTTACCTCAGGCTGATTTAATTCAGGAAGGTAACATTGGTCTGATGAAAGCGGTTCGCCGTTTTAATCCGGAAGTGGGTGTCCGCTTGGTGTCTTTTGCGGTTCACTGGATTAAGGCTGAAATTCACGAATACGTTCTGCGTAACTGGCGTATTGTGAAAATCGCAACCACTAAGGCACAGCGTAAGCTGTTCTTTAACCTGCGTAAGTCTAAGCAGCGTTTAGGTTGGTTTAATCAGGATGAAGTGGAGTTGGTTGCCCGCGAGCTAGGGGTTTCAAGTAAAGATGTGCTTGAGATGGAATCCCGTATGGCGGCTCAGGACATGGCTTTTGATATCTCTCCTGATGATGAAAATGAAAATAGCGTCGTTGCGCCAGCCATGTTCTTGGAAGATAAAACGTCAGATTTTGCTGAAAGCATTGAAGACGAAAACTGGGACAATGATGCCGCGGATAAATTGACTCAGGCTATGAATGGTCTGGATGAACGCAGTCAGCATATTATCCGTGCCCGTTGGCTCAATAATGATGAGACCAAGGCAACTTTGCAGGAACTGGCAGATCGTTACGGTGTTTCTGCCGAGCGTGTGCGTCAGCTTGAAAAGAATGCGATGAAAAAACTTCGCGTCGCAATTGAAGCCTGA
- the ftsX gene encoding permease-like cell division protein FtsX, whose amino-acid sequence MRGNKAPVKKAKPAAKIPTRSTGGWREQWRYAWNNTLVDMLRQPLATFMTVMVIAISLTLPSLCYLVWKNVNSAASQWYPTPQITVYLDKKLNDKAADDISTQIKGLDGVNSINYVSRDSALSEFREWSGFGSALDMLSDNPLPALVIVSPKADFLGSDALVKLRDNIGQIQGVTEVKTDDSWFSRLSALTHLVGNISGTIAILMIVAVFLVIGNSVRLNIFSRRETISIMKLIGATDGFILRPFLNGGMLLGLFGAVLSLIMSQALVWSLDASVAETAKVFGTLFSINGLGWDESLLLLVIAAMIGWVAAWLATIRHLRQFTPR is encoded by the coding sequence ATGCGGGGGAATAAGGCACCGGTTAAAAAAGCCAAGCCAGCGGCTAAAATACCCACTCGTAGTACAGGGGGATGGCGTGAACAGTGGCGCTATGCCTGGAATAATACTTTGGTTGATATGCTGCGCCAGCCGTTAGCTACGTTTATGACGGTGATGGTGATTGCCATTTCGTTAACGCTACCCAGCCTGTGTTACTTGGTGTGGAAAAACGTGAATTCTGCGGCATCCCAATGGTATCCAACGCCACAAATTACGGTGTATCTGGACAAGAAACTTAATGATAAAGCGGCTGATGACATCAGTACTCAGATTAAAGGGCTGGATGGCGTCAATAGTATTAACTACGTGTCACGGGATAGCGCGCTGAGTGAGTTCCGTGAGTGGTCTGGGTTTGGTTCTGCACTGGATATGTTGAGCGATAACCCGCTACCTGCGCTGGTGATTGTTTCTCCGAAAGCCGATTTTCTTGGCTCTGATGCATTGGTTAAGCTACGAGACAATATAGGGCAGATTCAGGGTGTCACTGAGGTGAAAACCGATGATAGCTGGTTCTCGCGCTTGTCAGCCTTGACGCATCTGGTGGGGAATATCTCCGGTACCATCGCCATATTGATGATTGTTGCGGTGTTTTTGGTGATTGGTAATAGCGTACGGCTCAATATTTTCAGCCGTCGGGAGACCATCAGCATTATGAAACTGATTGGTGCAACCGACGGGTTTATTTTGCGACCATTTTTGAATGGCGGTATGTTGCTGGGACTATTTGGTGCAGTACTTTCGCTGATTATGTCTCAGGCACTGGTTTGGTCGTTGGATGCTTCAGTAGCAGAAACGGCAAAAGTTTTTGGAACACTATTCTCGATCAACGGATTAGGCTGGGATGAAAGCCTGTTATTACTGGTGATTGCCGCCATGATTGGCTGGGTTGCGGCCTGGTTAGCAACGATCAGACATTTACGCCAATTTACACCGAGGTAG
- the ftsE gene encoding cell division ATP-binding protein FtsE produces the protein MIRFEQVSKAYLGGQQALQGVNFHLQQAEMAFLTGHSGAGKSTLLKLICGIERPSTGHIWFSGHDVSRLKSAEVPFLRRQIGMIFQDHNLLADRTVYDNVALPLIICGTSPEEIRRRASAALDKVGLLDKAKCFPIQLSGGEQQRVGIARAVVNKPAVLLADEPTGNLDDELSAGILRLFEEFNRAGVTVLMATHDTGLISSRSYRILTLSHGRLSGGESYAGE, from the coding sequence ATGATTCGTTTTGAGCAAGTCAGTAAAGCCTATTTAGGTGGACAGCAGGCGTTACAGGGAGTGAACTTCCATCTGCAGCAGGCCGAAATGGCTTTTTTAACCGGTCATTCCGGTGCAGGGAAGAGTACGCTGCTCAAACTGATTTGTGGTATTGAACGTCCAAGTACAGGGCATATCTGGTTTTCTGGTCATGATGTCAGCCGATTAAAGTCTGCGGAAGTTCCCTTTTTACGACGTCAGATTGGCATGATCTTTCAGGATCATAACCTGCTGGCGGATCGCACGGTGTACGACAACGTCGCGCTTCCGTTGATTATCTGCGGAACCAGTCCGGAAGAGATTCGCCGTCGCGCCTCTGCTGCGCTGGATAAAGTCGGTTTGTTAGATAAGGCAAAGTGTTTCCCGATACAACTGTCTGGCGGTGAACAGCAGCGTGTTGGTATTGCTCGTGCGGTGGTGAATAAACCCGCAGTGCTATTGGCCGATGAACCAACGGGAAATCTGGACGATGAGTTATCGGCTGGCATATTACGTCTGTTTGAAGAGTTTAATCGCGCTGGCGTAACCGTACTGATGGCGACCCACGATACCGGGCTGATTTCTAGCCGCTCCTACCGGATATTGACGCTGAGTCATGGGCGACTGAGTGGAGGAGAAAGTTATGCGGGGGAATAA
- the ftsY gene encoding signal recognition particle-docking protein FtsY produces the protein MAKDKKRGLFSWLGFNRQDEESKQDDELQNDMEQSNPQEVDAANPSDETNYSDELKQDPSSEVTPDLDLSQTAESDATPPVYDDALTPWVEPQADEFQIVGEPASEKQLTATDDEVAQALTANAVAEFEDTDIVDEPQLSHAELDDEIEQALLAESDRIDGEDPEQILEQLEEEQLQQEQERPTKEGFFARLKRSLLKTKQNLGSGFISLFRGKRIDDELFEELEEQLLIADVGVTTTSKIINSLTEHASRRDLKDAEALYGKLKEEMADILKNVEQPLDVTAHKPFVILMVGVNGVGKTTTIGKLARQFQDQGKSVMLAAGDTFRAAAVEQLQVWGTRNKIPVVAQHTGADSASVIFDAIQAAQSRGIDVLIADTAGRLQNKSHLMEELKKIVRVMKKLDENAPHEIMLTIDASTGQNAISQTKLFNEAIGLTGITLTKLDGTAKGGVIFSVADQFGIPIRYIGVGEGIEDLRPFQANDFIEALFARED, from the coding sequence ATGGCAAAAGATAAAAAACGCGGTTTATTTTCCTGGTTAGGCTTCAACCGACAGGATGAAGAATCTAAGCAAGATGATGAATTACAAAACGATATGGAACAGAGTAATCCACAAGAAGTGGATGCCGCTAACCCATCTGATGAAACCAACTACAGTGATGAACTGAAGCAGGATCCCTCTTCAGAAGTGACGCCGGATCTGGATCTGTCACAAACCGCAGAGTCTGATGCCACACCACCGGTTTATGATGATGCGCTGACACCGTGGGTGGAACCACAGGCCGATGAGTTTCAGATCGTCGGTGAGCCTGCCAGTGAAAAACAATTGACCGCAACGGATGATGAAGTCGCGCAGGCACTGACTGCCAATGCCGTAGCGGAGTTTGAGGATACCGACATTGTCGATGAACCTCAGCTTTCTCACGCCGAGTTGGATGACGAAATTGAACAGGCGCTACTGGCTGAATCCGATCGCATCGATGGCGAAGATCCAGAACAAATTCTTGAGCAGTTGGAAGAAGAACAGCTTCAGCAAGAGCAGGAAAGGCCGACCAAAGAGGGATTTTTCGCGCGTCTGAAACGCAGCTTGTTAAAGACCAAGCAAAATCTCGGTTCCGGTTTTATCAGTCTGTTTCGCGGTAAACGCATTGATGATGAACTGTTTGAAGAGTTAGAAGAGCAGTTGCTGATTGCCGATGTGGGTGTTACCACCACCAGTAAAATTATTAACTCCCTGACTGAGCACGCCAGCCGTCGCGATCTGAAAGATGCCGAAGCCCTGTACGGTAAACTGAAAGAGGAAATGGCTGACATTCTGAAAAACGTTGAGCAACCGCTGGACGTTACCGCTCATAAGCCATTTGTGATTCTGATGGTCGGTGTTAATGGCGTTGGAAAAACCACCACCATCGGTAAGCTGGCCCGTCAGTTCCAAGATCAGGGAAAATCAGTGATGTTAGCCGCAGGTGATACTTTCCGTGCCGCCGCCGTTGAGCAGTTGCAGGTATGGGGCACGCGCAATAAGATCCCGGTTGTGGCCCAGCATACCGGTGCTGATTCCGCATCAGTGATTTTTGACGCTATTCAGGCAGCGCAGTCTCGGGGTATTGATGTGCTGATCGCCGATACTGCTGGGCGTTTGCAAAATAAATCTCACCTGATGGAAGAATTGAAAAAGATTGTGCGGGTGATGAAAAAGCTGGATGAAAATGCGCCTCATGAAATTATGCTGACCATTGATGCCAGCACCGGCCAAAATGCCATCAGCCAGACAAAATTATTTAATGAAGCTATTGGTTTAACCGGTATCACCTTGACCAAACTCGACGGAACGGCGAAAGGGGGGGTGATTTTCTCGGTGGCTGATCAATTTGGTATTCCTATTCGCTATATCGGCGTAGGAGAGGGTATTGAAGATTTACGGCCTTTCCAAGCCAATGATTTTATAGAGGCGCTTTTTGCCCGAGAGGATTAA
- the eamA gene encoding O-acetylserine/cysteine exporter, with the protein MTRKDGLLALLVVVVWGFNFVVIKMGLHNMPPLLLAGLRFMLVAFPALLFVARPKIPFRLLLGYGLTISFGQFALLFSAIKFGMPAGLASLVLQSQAFFTLIIAASVFNERLQAKQFAGIALAVIGVLVLVEASLNGQDVTMLGFMLTLGAAFSWASGNIFNKLIMQHEARPAVMSLVVWSALIPVIPFLLASALFEGPGLMLQSLIEIDTITLLSLVYLAFVATIIGYGIWGSLLGRYETWRVAPLSLLVPVVGMTSSALLLGEKLTSLQLLGAFLIMAGLYINVFGLRIWRRKLIKG; encoded by the coding sequence ATGACACGCAAAGATGGACTGCTGGCGTTATTAGTGGTGGTGGTGTGGGGTTTTAACTTTGTGGTGATTAAAATGGGTCTCCACAATATGCCGCCGCTGTTGCTGGCAGGATTACGTTTTATGCTGGTGGCCTTTCCCGCACTGCTATTTGTAGCGCGTCCAAAGATACCGTTCCGGCTACTGCTGGGTTATGGGCTGACTATCAGTTTTGGTCAATTTGCCTTGTTATTTAGCGCTATCAAGTTTGGAATGCCTGCCGGATTGGCCTCATTAGTGCTGCAATCTCAGGCATTTTTTACCCTCATCATTGCCGCTTCTGTGTTTAATGAACGTCTGCAGGCTAAACAGTTTGCGGGTATTGCACTGGCGGTGATAGGTGTATTGGTGTTGGTGGAAGCGAGCCTCAATGGTCAGGATGTGACCATGCTGGGTTTTATGCTAACGCTGGGGGCTGCCTTTAGCTGGGCTAGCGGAAATATTTTTAACAAATTGATTATGCAACATGAAGCGCGCCCTGCCGTTATGTCGCTGGTGGTGTGGAGTGCGCTGATTCCGGTTATTCCATTTCTGCTGGCATCCGCCCTTTTCGAAGGGCCTGGTTTGATGCTACAGAGTCTGATTGAGATTGATACCATCACGCTTTTATCGCTGGTGTATTTGGCGTTTGTGGCGACCATTATTGGTTATGGCATTTGGGGATCTTTGCTTGGGCGTTACGAAACCTGGCGGGTTGCGCCGCTCTCCCTTCTGGTGCCGGTGGTTGGCATGACAAGTTCCGCGCTGCTATTGGGCGAAAAGCTAACGTCATTACAGCTACTGGGCGCATTTTTGATCATGGCGGGTTTGTATATCAATGTATTTGGTTTACGCATTTGGCGGAGAAAGTTGATTAAAGGGTAA